A region of Geobacillus sp. 46C-IIa DNA encodes the following proteins:
- a CDS encoding flagellar protein FlgN, with protein MTFAELIHLLRAHVELHGSLLALARRKTEALKKNDIGSLSALLADEQKHLFAIRQLEERRRRWLKEKLGDETATIAACQAMAKGEERQQLRECGERLMAAVNALAEANELNRQLIEQSLQFVTAMIETFAPTPSTYSRTQEYAPSPDRPLFESKA; from the coding sequence ATGACATTTGCCGAACTCATTCACCTATTGCGGGCGCATGTCGAGCTGCATGGAAGCTTGTTAGCGCTGGCGCGGCGGAAGACGGAAGCGTTGAAGAAAAACGACATCGGGTCGCTGTCCGCGCTCTTGGCTGATGAACAAAAACACCTTTTCGCCATCCGTCAACTGGAAGAACGGCGGCGGCGCTGGCTGAAGGAAAAGCTTGGCGACGAGACGGCGACGATCGCCGCGTGCCAAGCGATGGCGAAAGGGGAAGAGCGCCAACAGTTGCGTGAGTGTGGAGAGCGGCTGATGGCGGCGGTGAACGCGTTGGCCGAGGCCAATGAGTTAAACCGCCAGCTCATTGAGCAGTCGCTCCAGTTCGTTACGGCCATGATCGAGACGTTCGCCCCAACGCCGTCCACCTACAGCCGCACACAAGAATACGCGCCATCGCCAGACCGCCCGCTGTTTGAATCGAAAGCGTAA
- a CDS encoding DUF6470 family protein produces MRVPQLRMEATYARLAISTTPARLDITQPPAELTIEQPPAEMHITSVPARLTIDQTEAWAAVNNKHVFELIRDGVEDGRQAVLNFIERAAIQGDELMRIENGGHPLADQAAANSEGPPLEFNIALVPPSFSVKIGYEPGRLAIDWITHAPRIDVKPHEPIIRYQRGAVQIDLAQRPSLHIDVVI; encoded by the coding sequence ATGCGCGTGCCACAACTGAGGATGGAAGCGACGTACGCGAGGCTAGCGATCTCGACGACACCCGCGCGGCTTGACATCACTCAACCGCCCGCCGAGCTGACGATTGAACAGCCGCCTGCGGAAATGCATATCACTTCCGTTCCTGCACGCTTGACGATCGATCAGACCGAGGCATGGGCGGCGGTGAACAATAAGCATGTATTCGAGCTCATTCGCGATGGCGTTGAAGACGGGCGGCAAGCGGTGCTCAATTTCATCGAGCGTGCCGCCATCCAAGGGGATGAACTGATGCGCATTGAAAACGGCGGCCACCCGCTCGCCGATCAAGCCGCGGCCAACAGCGAAGGCCCGCCGCTTGAGTTCAACATCGCCCTCGTTCCGCCGTCGTTCAGCGTCAAGATTGGCTACGAACCGGGGAGGTTGGCGATCGACTGGATCACGCACGCGCCTCGCATCGATGTGAAACCACATGAGCCGATCATCCGTTACCAACGTGGAGCGGTCCAAATCGATCTTGCCCAACGTCCGTCGCTTCACATTGATGTCGTCATTTGA
- the flgM gene encoding flagellar biosynthesis anti-sigma factor FlgM yields MKIHPIGPMNVNPYQRQLAKTERLAAGKGPGDQVEISKEAKELQEAASWEQARQTKLDELRQQIENGTYTVDPKAVAKRMIDYYRNHR; encoded by the coding sequence ATGAAAATCCACCCTATCGGTCCGATGAACGTCAACCCGTATCAACGCCAACTCGCCAAAACCGAGCGGCTAGCGGCGGGGAAGGGGCCTGGCGACCAAGTGGAAATTTCCAAAGAAGCGAAGGAGCTGCAAGAAGCGGCAAGCTGGGAACAGGCGCGGCAGACGAAATTGGATGAGCTGCGCCAACAAATCGAAAACGGTACGTATACGGTCGACCCGAAGGCAGTCGCCAAACGGATGATCGACTATTACCGAAATCACCGATAA
- the flgK gene encoding flagellar hook-associated protein FlgK — translation MLSTFHGLEAARRAMMAQQAALYTTGHNIANANTEGYTRQRVQLEATPPFPTPGLNRPNIPGQMGTGVEAKSVERVREYFLDIQYRGENSKLGYWEARADAVAKMEDIMNEPSDSGLAKTMDQFWQALQDLSTHPENEGARSVVRQRGLAVAETFHYLSNSLTQIRTDLGTQIGVTVTEVNSLLKQISDINARIAEIEPNGYLPNDLYDERDRLVDELSTFIDIQVENRPVGGNASKAAEGMYDVYILNGNEKVYLVQGRNASSLSFPDGSDVDGDNVKEVPPDTGVGALNIGGTTVSVSALPNGKLRGLVEGYGYKNGTDADGQLIVTGLYPEMLANLDKLAYTFGTLFNTVHEQGYGLNGNTGLSFFTGLNQVNGAAKTIALASGIDDLANIAAATKAGQSGNGNNAINLANVRSLLLSNTTVSLQDGIAVNLASLRLPLASGTVETNYQGWIGQLGVAGEQANRMKSNSETLRQSVEEKRQSVSSVSLDEEMMNMIKFQHAYNAAARQITVIDEMLDKIINGMGVVGR, via the coding sequence ATGCTCTCGACATTCCATGGACTAGAAGCCGCTCGGCGCGCCATGATGGCCCAACAAGCGGCGCTATATACGACCGGACATAACATCGCCAACGCCAATACGGAAGGGTACACACGCCAGCGCGTCCAACTCGAGGCGACGCCCCCGTTCCCGACGCCTGGGCTCAATCGCCCGAACATTCCAGGGCAAATGGGGACAGGAGTGGAAGCGAAATCGGTCGAACGGGTGCGCGAATACTTTTTGGACATCCAATATCGCGGCGAAAACAGCAAGCTCGGCTACTGGGAAGCACGCGCCGACGCGGTGGCGAAAATGGAAGACATTATGAACGAACCGTCCGACAGCGGGCTCGCGAAAACGATGGATCAGTTTTGGCAAGCCCTTCAAGACTTAAGCACCCACCCGGAAAACGAAGGAGCGCGCTCTGTTGTCCGCCAGCGCGGTTTGGCGGTTGCCGAGACGTTTCACTATTTATCAAATTCACTCACCCAAATCCGCACGGACCTTGGCACGCAAATCGGGGTGACGGTGACGGAGGTCAATTCGCTTTTGAAGCAAATCAGCGATATCAACGCCCGAATCGCCGAAATTGAGCCGAACGGTTATTTGCCAAACGACTTATATGACGAGCGCGATCGGTTGGTGGATGAACTCTCGACGTTCATCGACATTCAAGTGGAGAACCGCCCTGTTGGCGGCAACGCCTCGAAAGCGGCAGAAGGCATGTACGATGTATACATCCTCAATGGCAACGAAAAAGTGTATCTCGTCCAAGGGCGAAACGCTTCGTCCCTTTCCTTCCCGGACGGCAGCGACGTGGACGGCGATAACGTAAAGGAAGTGCCGCCTGATACAGGCGTTGGGGCGCTCAACATAGGTGGAACGACCGTTTCGGTTTCCGCCCTTCCGAACGGCAAGCTGCGCGGGCTTGTGGAAGGATACGGCTATAAGAACGGAACCGACGCCGACGGACAGCTGATCGTGACAGGGCTGTATCCCGAGATGCTCGCCAATTTGGACAAGCTCGCTTATACGTTCGGCACGTTGTTTAATACTGTCCACGAACAAGGCTATGGCTTGAATGGAAATACGGGGCTTTCATTTTTTACCGGACTCAATCAAGTGAACGGCGCGGCGAAAACGATCGCTCTTGCTTCCGGTATCGATGATTTGGCCAACATCGCCGCGGCGACGAAAGCAGGACAATCTGGAAACGGCAACAACGCCATCAACCTCGCCAACGTACGGAGCTTGCTTTTATCCAACACGACCGTTTCACTGCAAGATGGGATCGCGGTGAATCTCGCCTCGCTTCGGTTGCCGCTTGCCTCAGGCACGGTCGAAACGAACTATCAAGGCTGGATCGGCCAGCTTGGCGTCGCTGGCGAGCAGGCGAATCGAATGAAAAGCAATAGTGAAACGCTGCGCCAGTCGGTGGAGGAAAAGCGGCAGTCGGTCAGCTCCGTGTCGCTTGACGAAGAGATGATGAACATGATCAAATTCCAGCACGCGTATAACGCCGCGGCAAGGCAGATTACGGTGATTGACGAAATGCTCGATAAAATCATCAACGGCATGGGCGTCGTCGGAAGGTAG
- the fliS gene encoding flagellar export chaperone FliS — translation MDFLTEEWIYQKNSQQLTALLYEGLMECLEEAIAAMKQKDHWKANKQLQKGNDILRRLGAGLRYDAGIIAHQLDALYNYMAERLIEANMKKDVTVAQEVLQLTTTIATAWNEALQNRALSAQASPKQKAAAYEQFITYGE, via the coding sequence TTGGACTTTTTAACCGAGGAATGGATTTACCAGAAAAACTCGCAGCAACTGACGGCGTTGTTATATGAAGGACTGATGGAATGTTTGGAAGAGGCCATCGCGGCCATGAAACAAAAAGACCATTGGAAAGCGAACAAACAGCTGCAAAAAGGAAACGACATCCTTCGCCGCCTTGGCGCTGGGCTGCGCTATGACGCTGGCATCATCGCCCATCAGTTGGATGCGCTCTATAACTATATGGCGGAGCGCCTCATTGAGGCCAATATGAAAAAAGACGTCACAGTTGCCCAAGAAGTGCTGCAACTGACGACCACGATCGCCACGGCGTGGAACGAAGCGCTGCAAAACAGGGCTTTATCTGCGCAGGCGTCACCTAAACAAAAAGCAGCTGCCTACGAACAGTTCATTACGTATGGGGAATAA
- a CDS encoding EscU/YscU/HrcU family type III secretion system export apparatus switch protein — protein MMSAYFNQKKRKQMNGPTAAVVRYDETNSQAPTVVAQGSGHVAQKIIELAKQHHVHIQEDPLLVQHLVQLDLGDRIPPQLYAVIAEILILIGEIEKNH, from the coding sequence ATGATGTCAGCCTATTTTAACCAAAAAAAGCGAAAACAAATGAACGGTCCAACGGCGGCGGTTGTTCGCTATGACGAAACGAACAGCCAGGCGCCGACTGTCGTTGCCCAAGGAAGCGGGCATGTGGCGCAAAAGATTATTGAACTCGCCAAACAACACCACGTTCATATTCAAGAAGATCCGCTGCTTGTACAACATTTAGTGCAGCTTGATCTCGGGGATCGCATCCCTCCGCAGCTGTACGCGGTCATTGCAGAAATTTTGATTTTGATTGGAGAAATTGAAAAAAACCATTAA
- a CDS encoding YaaR family protein, which yields MEVQKVTRAGLANVSRKDDTAMESVSFTEVMAKTRREVMWERINEQVRQIEEQGKKLADSRTVEDLRKYKQLVRSFLDDAVKNGLQLEEQRGFSRGGRARIYKLVKEVDQKLIELTNEVLKHEQKGLDILRLVGEIQGLIINIYT from the coding sequence ATGGAAGTGCAAAAAGTGACGCGCGCTGGGTTGGCGAACGTCAGCCGCAAGGACGACACGGCGATGGAATCGGTGTCATTCACTGAGGTTATGGCGAAGACGCGCCGTGAGGTGATGTGGGAGCGAATCAACGAGCAAGTCCGCCAAATCGAAGAACAAGGGAAAAAGTTGGCTGACTCGCGGACCGTTGAAGATTTGCGCAAATATAAGCAGCTTGTTCGATCGTTTTTGGATGACGCGGTGAAAAACGGCCTCCAGCTGGAAGAACAGCGCGGGTTCAGCCGAGGCGGACGGGCGCGCATCTATAAACTAGTGAAAGAAGTCGACCAAAAGTTGATCGAATTGACGAACGAAGTGTTGAAACACGAACAAAAAGGGCTTGACATTCTACGGCTTGTCGGCGAGATCCAAGGGCTCATTATTAATATTTATACGTAA
- a CDS encoding TIGR03826 family flagellar region protein, whose protein sequence is MAELSNCAKCGRLFVKLSTRDVCESCYQEEERQFERVYAFLRRRENRTATMPQVVEATGVEEKLIIKWIRAGRLQLVHFPNLGYPCDSCGAMIREGRLCANCLGKLKADLRQAETEKERNLRSRHATYYTQDHKER, encoded by the coding sequence GTGGCGGAATTATCGAACTGTGCCAAATGCGGGCGGTTGTTTGTCAAACTATCGACGCGTGATGTATGTGAATCGTGTTATCAAGAGGAAGAGCGGCAGTTTGAGCGCGTTTACGCCTTTTTGCGCAGACGGGAAAACCGAACGGCGACGATGCCCCAAGTTGTCGAAGCAACGGGTGTGGAGGAGAAGCTGATCATTAAATGGATTCGTGCGGGGCGCCTGCAGCTCGTTCATTTTCCGAATCTCGGCTATCCGTGCGACTCGTGCGGGGCGATGATCCGCGAGGGGCGGCTGTGCGCTAACTGTTTAGGCAAGCTGAAAGCGGACTTGCGTCAGGCGGAGACGGAAAAGGAACGAAACCTCCGTTCCCGCCACGCCACTTATTACACCCAAGATCATAAGGAGCGCTAA
- the flgL gene encoding flagellar hook-associated protein FlgL — protein MRITQSMLANNMLKQITRSYERLDQYQTQLSTGKKITRPSDDPVVAMKGIAYRSNLAEVEQFKRNFSEAYNWVENSDSALDKATQALQRIRELVVQASNDTYEETQRQAIAKEVRQLTEHLVTIANTKIGDKYIFNGAQTTDPPVTVNADGTITVSTNDQQLNIELAKGVYLPVNIPPSTAFGAGNGLFSDLQDLAASLENASTTGDELTGYLDKLDDHLTHLLGVRAELGARMNRIELMEDRIDSQQVIAEKMLSDNEDVDLEKVIIDLKTQESVHRAALAVGARVIQPTLVDFLR, from the coding sequence ATGCGCATTACGCAAAGCATGTTGGCGAATAATATGTTGAAACAAATCACTCGAAGCTATGAAAGGTTGGATCAATATCAAACCCAATTGTCGACGGGCAAAAAAATCACCCGCCCGTCGGACGATCCTGTCGTGGCGATGAAAGGAATCGCCTACCGCTCGAATTTGGCCGAAGTCGAGCAGTTTAAACGCAATTTCTCCGAAGCATACAATTGGGTCGAAAACTCGGACTCGGCGCTTGACAAGGCGACGCAGGCGCTGCAGCGCATCCGCGAGCTCGTCGTCCAAGCGAGCAATGATACGTACGAAGAGACGCAGCGCCAGGCGATCGCCAAAGAGGTGCGCCAGCTGACCGAACATTTGGTCACGATCGCCAATACGAAAATCGGCGACAAATACATTTTCAACGGCGCCCAAACGACCGACCCGCCCGTCACGGTGAATGCGGATGGAACGATCACCGTGTCAACGAATGACCAACAGTTGAACATCGAGCTGGCCAAAGGTGTTTACCTCCCTGTCAACATTCCGCCCAGCACGGCGTTTGGGGCGGGCAACGGATTGTTTTCCGACTTGCAGGATCTAGCTGCTTCTTTGGAAAACGCGAGTACGACAGGGGATGAACTAACGGGCTATTTGGACAAGCTGGATGACCATTTGACCCATTTGCTTGGCGTCCGCGCCGAGCTTGGCGCGCGCATGAACCGAATCGAGCTGATGGAAGACCGCATCGACAGCCAACAAGTGATTGCGGAAAAAATGTTGTCGGACAACGAAGACGTTGATCTTGAGAAAGTCATCATTGACTTAAAAACGCAAGAAAGCGTCCACCGTGCGGCGTTGGCGGTCGGCGCGCGCGTCATTCAGCCGACGTTGGTTGACTTTTTGCGCTAA
- a CDS encoding flagellin: protein MRINHNIQALNAYRNLAANQSSISKNLERLSSGLRINRAADDAAGLAISEKMRSQIRGLQMAERNALDAISLIQTAEGALNEVHSILQRMRELAVQAANGTNQSTDREALDSEFQQLIEEIDRIGKDTQFNKMNILAANQSISIQLGANNGQTLTMSWNQQLKTSLGEDNVNISTLNIKTVTDAQNAISSLDNAIISVSKSRSKMGAYQNRLEHTINNLTTANENLTAAESRIRDTDMAMEMAEFTKNNILTQAAQAMLAQSNQLPQGILQLLKS from the coding sequence GTGCGAATCAATCATAACATTCAAGCACTCAATGCTTATCGCAACTTAGCAGCTAACCAGTCAAGCATTTCGAAAAACTTAGAGCGCCTCTCGTCGGGATTGCGCATCAACCGTGCGGCTGATGACGCGGCGGGGCTCGCCATCTCGGAAAAAATGCGCTCGCAAATCCGTGGCCTGCAAATGGCAGAACGCAACGCGCTGGATGCCATCTCATTGATCCAAACGGCAGAAGGGGCGTTAAACGAAGTCCATAGCATCTTGCAGCGGATGCGCGAACTGGCGGTGCAAGCGGCGAATGGTACGAACCAAAGCACGGACCGAGAGGCTCTTGACAGCGAGTTTCAACAGTTAATTGAGGAAATCGATCGTATCGGTAAAGACACCCAATTTAATAAGATGAATATACTTGCTGCTAATCAGTCGATCAGTATCCAGCTTGGTGCAAATAATGGACAAACATTGACCATGTCCTGGAATCAACAGTTGAAAACCTCTCTTGGCGAGGACAATGTCAACATCAGCACTTTAAATATCAAAACGGTTACTGACGCCCAGAATGCGATCAGTTCGCTGGACAATGCTATTATCTCTGTTTCAAAATCCCGCTCCAAAATGGGCGCCTATCAAAATCGCCTGGAACACACAATCAACAACTTGACTACCGCCAATGAAAACCTGACCGCTGCCGAATCCCGCATCCGCGATACGGATATGGCGATGGAGATGGCGGAGTTTACGAAAAACAACATCTTGACGCAAGCGGCGCAGGCGATGCTCGCGCAATCGAACCAGCTGCCGCAAGGGATTTTGCAGCTGCTAAAAAGCTAA